GCCTTGAGTACGCGGTCGAGCCAGGAAAGATCAGCGCCATCATCGGCGCGAACGGCTGCGGCAAGTCGACGCTCCTGCGCGCGCTCGCCCGAGTCGTCTCGCCCGCGGGCGGGTCGGTGCTGCTCGATGGCGAGGCGCTGCACACCCGCCCGGCGAAGGCCGTGGCCCGCGTGATCGGGCTGCTCCCGCAGAGCCCGCTCGTGCCCGAGGGCGTGAGCGTGCGGGACCTCGTGCGCCGCGGCAGGCACCCGCACCTGAGCCTGATGCGGCGCTGGAGCGCGGCCGACGCGACCGCGGTCGGCGAGGCGCTCGCGCTGACCGGGATGCACGAGTTCGCGGACCGCCCCGTTGATGAGCTGTCCGGAGGGCAGCGGCAACGCGCGTGGATCGCGATGGCGCTCGCGCAGGATCCGCGCATCCTGCTGTTGGACGAACCCACCACCTACCTGGACATCGCGCACCAGATCGAGGTACTCGACCTGCTGACCGATATCAACCGCGCCCGCGGCACCACCGTCGTGATGGTGCTGCACGACCTGAACCTTGCGGCGCGCTACGCCGAGCGTTTGGTGGCGGTGGTGGAGGGGCGCATCCATTCGGTGGGGGAGCCCCGAACAGTCGTGACGCGTGAGTATGTGCGCGAGGTCATCGGGCTGCAGAGCGAAATTATTCCGGATCCGGTCAGCGGGGCGCCCATCGTGGTGCCCCTGGGGAGGCACCATGTCTGAATCACCCACGGTCATCGCGCGGGCGCGCGTCGCATGGGTCGAGCGCCCCTGCCCGACCTTCGCACGCGTCGCGTTCCGCGGGCCCGAGCTGGAATGGTTCGGCACCCCGGGGCGTACCTTCGACCAGCGCATCAAGGTGATCTTCCCGCCGCACGCGGGCGATCTGCCGGATCTCGCGCCCGACACCTGGTACCCGGAGTGGCTGGAGCTACCGGAGGAGGCGCGCGGGGCCATGCGGACCTACTCGATCCGCGACGTGCGCGTGGATGCGACGGGCACCGAGGTGGTTGTTGACTTTGTGTTGCACCTGGCGCCGGGAACGAGCGGCCCCGCGGCGCTCTGGGCGAGCGGCGCGCGCGCCGGCGACGAGGTGCTGCTCGTGGGCCCGCGGCGAGGTCGCCTCGACGGCGGCGGGATCGAATTCGACCCGGGGGCGGCGCCGCGTGTACTGCTCGCGGGCGACGAGACGGCGGCCCCGGCGATTGCGCGCATCCTCGAGGACGCCCCGCGCGACCTCGTCGGCGACGCCTTCATCGAGATGCCCGGGGACGGCGAACGGCTCGATATCCGGGCGCCGCGCGGGGTCGAGTTGCGCTGGCTGTCGCGATTCTCAGAGGCGCCAGGATCCGCCCTGGTCCCGAGCGTGCTCGCGAGCCTCGGCACGAGCGCCGCGGCGCTCGAAGGTTCCGGGCAGCGCGGCGTGGGGTCGAGCGTCGAGGGGCTGACCGGCGCGGGCGAGCCCGCGGGCGACGAGCTGCTCTGGGAGACGCCGAGCTTCTCGGGGCTCGGCGAACCGCTCGACGCGGCACGGGAACGCGGGGAGCGTTACTACTGGATCGCCGGGGAGAGCAGCGTCGTGACGCGGCTGCGGCGACACCTGGTGCGCGACCTCGGCGTGAGCCGTCACCAGGTCGCCTTCATGGGGTACTGGCGCGAGGGTGTCGCGATGCGCTGAGCCGCGAGGGTGTGCCCGCCCGCGGCAGAGCACACGCCCGGTGGTGTGCTGGTCAGGCCGCGTGCTGGTCTGG
This genomic stretch from Leucobacter sp. CX169 harbors:
- a CDS encoding ABC transporter ATP-binding protein translates to MTHSHTLSARNLTVSYGDLPILQGLEYAVEPGKISAIIGANGCGKSTLLRALARVVSPAGGSVLLDGEALHTRPAKAVARVIGLLPQSPLVPEGVSVRDLVRRGRHPHLSLMRRWSAADATAVGEALALTGMHEFADRPVDELSGGQRQRAWIAMALAQDPRILLLDEPTTYLDIAHQIEVLDLLTDINRARGTTVVMVLHDLNLAARYAERLVAVVEGRIHSVGEPRTVVTREYVREVIGLQSEIIPDPVSGAPIVVPLGRHHV
- a CDS encoding siderophore-interacting protein, which produces MSESPTVIARARVAWVERPCPTFARVAFRGPELEWFGTPGRTFDQRIKVIFPPHAGDLPDLAPDTWYPEWLELPEEARGAMRTYSIRDVRVDATGTEVVVDFVLHLAPGTSGPAALWASGARAGDEVLLVGPRRGRLDGGGIEFDPGAAPRVLLAGDETAAPAIARILEDAPRDLVGDAFIEMPGDGERLDIRAPRGVELRWLSRFSEAPGSALVPSVLASLGTSAAALEGSGQRGVGSSVEGLTGAGEPAGDELLWETPSFSGLGEPLDAARERGERYYWIAGESSVVTRLRRHLVRDLGVSRHQVAFMGYWREGVAMR